From a single Oligoflexia bacterium genomic region:
- a CDS encoding phosphatidylserine decarboxylase: MNTPEIKFWNREQGRLETEQVYGDQIVRWLYETSYGQKIAERFLTRKIISKAYGFYQDSRLSQKAIAPFIQNFKIKMSEYENEHFKTFNDFFIRRFKPNVRPFAKSSSMPAFAEARYLAFEKIIADQKYPVKGDHLSAQALLDSEKLAEPFIGGPLLIARLCPVDYHRFHYPDDGTTNKTYRIEGTLHSVNPLALKYKSDIFCTNERHISILETTNFGKLAYIEVGAMAVGKIIQTHPSDQPYKRGDEKGYFLFGASTVILMGEPGRWKPDGDIIEQSKQNRESFIKLGSQIGSN; the protein is encoded by the coding sequence ATGAACACACCTGAAATAAAATTTTGGAACCGTGAGCAGGGTCGACTTGAAACCGAGCAAGTCTATGGCGATCAAATAGTTCGATGGCTCTACGAGACTTCATACGGACAAAAAATAGCTGAAAGATTTTTAACACGAAAAATTATAAGTAAAGCTTATGGGTTTTACCAAGACTCAAGATTAAGTCAAAAAGCCATTGCACCATTTATTCAAAATTTTAAAATTAAAATGAGTGAATATGAAAATGAACATTTTAAAACATTTAATGATTTTTTTATCAGACGCTTTAAACCCAATGTAAGGCCATTTGCAAAAAGCAGTTCAATGCCCGCATTTGCTGAAGCAAGATATCTAGCCTTTGAAAAAATAATAGCTGATCAAAAATACCCCGTAAAAGGAGATCATCTTTCAGCTCAAGCATTACTCGACAGCGAGAAACTTGCAGAGCCCTTTATTGGAGGCCCCCTCTTGATTGCCCGACTATGCCCGGTAGATTATCATCGTTTTCATTATCCAGATGACGGTACAACAAACAAGACCTATCGCATTGAAGGAACTTTACACTCTGTTAATCCCTTAGCATTAAAATATAAAAGTGATATTTTTTGCACAAATGAACGGCACATTAGTATTTTAGAAACTACCAACTTCGGCAAACTCGCCTACATAGAAGTAGGGGCCATGGCCGTTGGTAAAATTATTCAAACACATCCAAGTGATCAACCCTACAAACGAGGCGATGAAAAAGGATATTTTCTCTTCGGGGCATCAACTGTAATTCTCATGGGAGAACCTGGCCGTTGGAAACCCGACGGGGACATTATTGAGCAATCAAAACAAAATCGTGAAAGTTTTATTAAATTGGGTTCTCAAATCGGATCAAATTAA
- a CDS encoding DnaJ domain-containing protein, which produces MKDAKSFAEILDSLIKPTESQLDNSLGFSKSYTLNAKTELQADFLSRLVFGNDQFKVTLDKSVMHNVKVKYKTENKKVNAQKLFDFVTPVSAPTFKLAPTSNKVETPKSRVKRKLTFDQLNALKVFLKFGESKIDEYSTTEEIKSAYRRLARKYHPDARVNVSDIKLNNAEAFKLISAAYKKLI; this is translated from the coding sequence ATGAAGGATGCGAAGAGTTTTGCTGAAATTCTAGACTCGCTGATTAAGCCCACTGAAAGCCAACTTGATAATTCATTGGGTTTTTCAAAATCATATACACTCAATGCTAAGACTGAGCTTCAAGCTGATTTTCTAAGTCGCCTTGTTTTTGGTAACGACCAGTTTAAAGTGACACTTGATAAATCGGTAATGCATAACGTAAAAGTTAAATATAAAACTGAAAATAAAAAAGTAAATGCACAAAAATTATTTGATTTTGTGACGCCGGTTTCAGCGCCTACTTTCAAACTCGCACCAACTTCAAATAAAGTTGAGACTCCAAAGTCACGAGTGAAACGAAAACTTACATTTGATCAATTAAATGCGCTTAAGGTTTTTTTAAAATTTGGTGAATCAAAAATAGATGAGTATTCAACAACTGAAGAAATCAAGAGTGCGTATCGCAGGCTTGCAAGAAAATATCATCCTGATGCTCGCGTTAATGTGAGTGATATAAAATTAAATAACGCTGAAGCATTTAAGTTGATTTCTGCCGCATATAAAAAATTAATTTGA
- the ettA gene encoding energy-dependent translational throttle protein EttA, whose product MAQEFAYTMKGLGKVYPPNKQVLKDIFLSFYHGAKIGVLGLNGSGKSSLLKIMAGMDKEFVGEAFPGKNIRVGFLPQEPKLDESKTVKENVQEGMGEVVALLRRFDEINAKFAEEMPPEKMEKLLEEQARVQEKLDHLNAWELDRTLEVAMDALRCPPGESAVTNLSGGERRRVAMCKLLLEAPELLLLDEPTNHLDAESVSWLENHLRDYKGAVIAVTHDRYFLDNIAGWILELDRGTGIPWKGNYSSWLEQKQARLAGEEKTESKRQRTLSKELEWIRMSPRARQSKSKARISAYENLLAEEQKTKMEDVEIQIPPGPRLGDVVIKLESVSKAYGDKLLVDNASFSIPPGAIVGIIGPNGAGKTTLFRMITGQEKPDKGNVVVGSTVKLGYVDQSRASLDDKKTIYEEISGGAEQILIGKRELPARQYVSWFNFSGTDQQKRVGVLSGGERNRVHLAKMLKESANVLLLDEPTNDLDVNTLRALEDALLNFSGCTLVISHDRWFLDRIATHILAFEDESRVVFNEGNYQDYEEDLKKRLGVETLTPHRIRYKKLKQ is encoded by the coding sequence ATGGCACAGGAATTTGCGTATACAATGAAGGGTTTGGGTAAGGTATATCCCCCCAACAAACAAGTCCTTAAAGATATTTTTCTCTCATTTTATCATGGTGCCAAAATCGGTGTTCTTGGCCTTAACGGCTCAGGTAAAAGTTCGCTGCTTAAAATTATGGCCGGCATGGATAAAGAATTCGTTGGTGAAGCATTTCCTGGTAAAAACATACGCGTTGGATTTCTTCCGCAAGAACCAAAGCTTGATGAATCAAAAACTGTAAAAGAAAATGTTCAAGAGGGTATGGGTGAAGTTGTTGCTTTGCTGCGACGCTTTGATGAGATCAATGCTAAGTTTGCAGAAGAGATGCCTCCTGAAAAAATGGAAAAACTTTTAGAGGAGCAAGCTCGCGTTCAAGAAAAACTCGATCATCTTAATGCTTGGGAATTAGACCGCACTTTAGAGGTCGCTATGGATGCACTTCGTTGCCCCCCTGGTGAAAGTGCAGTTACAAATCTTTCTGGTGGTGAGCGTCGCCGTGTGGCTATGTGCAAATTACTACTTGAAGCTCCTGAATTATTATTACTTGATGAGCCGACAAACCATCTAGATGCTGAATCAGTATCTTGGCTTGAGAATCATCTCAGAGATTACAAGGGTGCGGTAATCGCAGTTACCCATGATCGTTATTTTTTAGATAATATTGCAGGCTGGATCTTAGAACTTGATCGTGGAACAGGAATTCCTTGGAAGGGAAATTACTCTTCTTGGCTTGAGCAAAAACAAGCACGTTTGGCCGGAGAAGAAAAAACTGAAAGTAAGCGTCAACGTACTTTATCAAAAGAGCTTGAATGGATTCGAATGAGTCCACGTGCTCGTCAAAGTAAGAGTAAGGCTCGTATTTCTGCATATGAAAATCTATTGGCAGAAGAACAAAAAACTAAAATGGAAGATGTAGAGATACAAATTCCACCTGGGCCACGTTTGGGTGATGTGGTTATTAAGCTTGAGAGCGTTTCCAAAGCTTACGGAGATAAATTATTAGTTGATAATGCAAGTTTCTCAATTCCTCCAGGAGCAATTGTTGGGATCATTGGCCCCAATGGTGCTGGTAAAACAACTTTATTTCGCATGATCACGGGTCAAGAAAAACCTGATAAAGGAAATGTCGTTGTAGGAAGTACTGTGAAGCTTGGTTATGTTGATCAATCACGCGCATCACTTGATGATAAAAAAACAATTTATGAAGAAATCTCAGGCGGTGCTGAGCAAATATTAATTGGTAAGCGTGAACTCCCGGCGCGTCAGTATGTTTCTTGGTTTAACTTTTCAGGTACAGATCAGCAAAAGCGAGTGGGTGTACTTTCTGGTGGTGAGCGCAATCGTGTTCATTTGGCAAAAATGCTAAAAGAGAGTGCCAACGTATTACTCCTCGACGAACCAACAAACGACCTTGATGTAAATACTCTTCGTGCGCTTGAAGATGCGCTCTTGAATTTTTCAGGCTGCACCTTGGTAATCAGCCATGATCGCTGGTTTTTAGATCGTATTGCGACTCACATATTAGCCTTTGAAGATGAAAGTCGCGTGGTCTTTAACGAGGGTAATTATCAAGATTACGAAGAAGACTTAAAAAAGCGATTGGGAGTCGAAACCCTCACACCTCATCGAATTCGTTATAAGAAATTAAAACAGTAG